A stretch of DNA from Pseudomonadota bacterium:
GCCTCCATCACCGGCGGCTATATGGCCCTGTGCCTGGCATTCCGGACACTGGTTTCAAAAGGCATCCTGAAGGAGATCCCCCTGCTGGACCAGGTGGCGGCCATCTCCTGTGGCCTGTACGAAGGCACCCCGGTGCTGGATCTGGACTATGCCGAGGACTCAAAAGCCCAGGCGGACGCCAACTTTGTCATGACCGGCAACGGCGGCCTGATC
This window harbors:
- a CDS encoding ribonuclease PH, with the translated sequence ASITGGYMALCLAFRTLVSKGILKEIPLLDQVAAISCGLYEGTPVLDLDYAEDSKAQADANFVMTGNGGLIEVQGTAEERPFSHDQFQALMDLARGGIARLAELQKKVLEQA